Part of the Fusarium musae strain F31 chromosome 3, whole genome shotgun sequence genome, CGGCGGTACCATCAGCGGCGTAGCAGCCCTCGCAGCTCTCATAGTTCTCGGCATTTGGTTATGGAAGCGCAAGAAGGGAAATACGCGCCAAGGGCCAGGCGTGAAACACCAGGTGCAACACATTGGGTAAGCGTCCCCATGAAAGGCctcttttatacttttcgCGCAAAAAGCTAACTGCTGATTTTTTCTAGTCCGCCATTAGACAATAACCATAATTTTGCTCCGGTGCCCCTTATGCATGAGACCGACAAAATGGCACCGCCCCCACCAGTTCCCGTGAGGAACCAGCAGCGCACTATGAACTCGGCTGCTGGCCACGAGGAGCCATATTCCGAGCCATGGGATCCTTCCTCTAATTATGGCTATGGAAACTCAGCGGGTGCTGTGGGTGGATCATCGCACATGGAGCATGATGAGGTGCCTTTGACGCGAGACGACGATTTCGACCACAGTTACAACTCGGGCTTAGGACGAATCAGCGAGGAATATCCACGACCTGGAACAGCGATCAGCACGCCAGGCCAGATGAGCCAAGTGTATCCTGGACCccgcggtggtggtggaggtccGTTGTGGCAGCAGAATCGTGGGCCTGGGTGGTTCTAATTGTACATGAATCTGATGAAAAGGGGAGACGGCACATAAACAGGCGGCGAGTGGCACCACAGCTCGAGAATTGCTTTGGCGTTTGCTCTTGGGTTAGCATATGGAGTTGATATCCGGAGTTGCATTACTATAAAGGACGAGTTGCAAGTTGTAATGAAGCGGTTCCCAACAGTGCTGGAGTagaagagcttcagcttGGGTTAATCATGAGATATGATGGCCACACGGTCATGGGTATGGGTTTTCGGTAGATAGCTAtgatataaagaaattaaacaACATTAACTCAAAGAAATTTTCATCATTTAGTATATCGTGACGTTATTCTTTGTTTCTTTATATCAAATTGGAACCAAAGTTGGACGCTGAACTGAAGCCAATACTTACTCGCGGTGAGCCTGTGCTTAACAGTGGATTCCTCCAAGTGTCATCTTACCAACTTGCATGATTATCATTTAGCATACCGTGTTTCCTACCGTGTTTTTAATCAATTCAGCCTCCTATAGTCCAGATCTTGATACTAGACTCGTCGAACACTGTCTTCGTCTCTGACGCGTCTCTAAAACCCCATCCTCCTGAGCACGTTGCGACTACAGAACCGCTCGAATGCAAAGCAGTGCTTCCTACCGGCGCACCATGGGGCTTCCATGTCCATGATGGATCGACAACACCAGTTTGAGAGCCAACGCCTTCCCACACTGCAACACCACCATCTTGTGTGCCTGCCCAGACCTCGAAAGATGGGAACTCAGCATAGGGATCGCCGGCAAAGACAtccaccatcatcttctgctgTGTAGGTGCACTCCGACCTCGAAGTGTGCAGAGGAGTTCACCCGTTCCGCGAACGTCATACACAATCAGACCAGAGGCATGGCGCTCGTTGAGGATCATATATCGGCCGCATGGACTCCAGCGGACCTGAACAATTCCCTGACCTCCTATTCCACCTGGCATGTCCTCAGAGCGAGGGAGAGACCAATTTGCAATAACCTTGTCTGAGCGGTGCGTATCATACAATCCCATCCACCGTGTCCATGTCCCTGCAGCAATAATAGAGCTCCCATTACCATCCACAGGCGAGGAAGCGAGAGCAGCGACAGTGCCCTTCATACCAACTCCATTTCCCTTCCGTATATGACGTCTAGAAGGGATGGTGGGTATAGTAAGTATCGGACCATCTGATCCTGGTCGAGTCATGTCAAAGTAATCAAGCCGGTTCGTTGAGCCGACGAGGAAATGCGTCCCGGGTGAATCCCAGAGGATAGATGAGGGCGTGATATACTCTTCTGTTTCAAAACGTATTAATTTATACGAAGCAAGTGGGGCAGAACGCGACGcgaggccatcatcatctggaGGGAAGAGATGGTAGAGCTGAATAGGATGATCACGACATCCTACGAGGACTGTTTGCGAGGTTGGCTCAGCTAGAGAGTAGAAGGGCGCCGGGATGATCGTTTGAGAGGGCTCAGGGAGTGATATTGAGGATTGAGACTCGAGCTGTCGCGGGCGTGAAGCTGATGGGTCGAGAAGATCTTCAGGGAGGACAAAGGTGGATATGGAGTTGATGGCAGATGATACGATGAGTGATGTTCCATCGGCAGTCCATTGTGCAGATGTATAGTAATTTTGGTTGTTTATGTCATTATCAGGCTGAATGATTTGATTTTCAGCGATGAGGTTTAATGATGGTGCTTTCTGCTGCTGATCACAGTCCCTGTCCTGATCCTGCAGATCATTCGGCTGCAACTCTGGGTGTGAGGGTGCTGGTTCAATTGCCGATTCAGGACCATCCATGTCCATGGTGTAAGTTGAGTTGAAAGTTGCGAGATGGCGATGGACAAGAAAATGAGGTACAAGAGTGGAGACCTTCACCTAAGGTTGTTTGACTGTCACTTACACGCTTATCATGATCCTGGCCAAGCTCTAATCTTCAGATATGTAACATCCAAGGATCCTTTTCAGTTGGACAATTTAAGGGTCCTGTGACATTCGCTCTATTGAAACAGATTCCGAAGGACCTCTCACTGTAGATCAAACAGCTGAAGCCATCGTCGACTGTCTCATATATCCTCATAGCAACGTCATATGGTTTGGCGCCAAGCCCCCCGGTAGACAAAGGATCTCCTCAGCGGCCTCCGACAAATCCAATGGCCGTACTGTACTCCCTAACTCCATACGTTGGCCTAGTTAGTTCTCTTCTGCAGGGTCCAGCGGGTGACTACACGAAAAGGGCAGCTCGAGATCGCCGTTTTCCGTCTTGGCAGTTATTGCGAGAAGTTGAAAAGAGGCGCTGATTACAGGTATATTTCAGGAGATACCTATCGCTGCGTCCCAGTTTCCGGGTCACTATAATTTTAGGTTCTCAGCCCGGGTCAGGTCAGGTACTGCCGAAGCAGAGAAACACGCGAGGTGTGAAAAGCTATCAAGCCGAAGTGTATTCCCCTCTATTCGTCGCTGTAGTTGGACAAGTTTAGCACTAAGTTACAGTGGGAGATGGATCACCACTTGAAATCTTGGATGTTGCACCCCTAGTG contains:
- a CDS encoding hypothetical protein (EggNog:ENOG41): MDMDGPESAIEPAPSHPELQPNDLQDQDRDCDQQQKAPSLNLIAENQIIQPDNDINNQNYYTSAQWTADGTSLIVSSAINSISTFVLPEDLLDPSASRPRQLESQSSISLPEPSQTIIPAPFYSLAEPTSQTVLVGCRDHPIQLYHLFPPDDDGLASRSAPLASYKLIRFETEEYITPSSILWDSPGTHFLVGSTNRLDYFDMTRPGSDGPILTIPTIPSRRHIRKGNGVGMKGTVAALASSPVDGNGSSIIAAGTWTRWMGLYDTHRSDKVIANWSLPRSEDMPGGIGGQGIVQVRWSPCGRYMILNERHASGLIVYDVRGTGELLCTLRGRSAPTQQKMMVDVFAGDPYAEFPSFEVWAGTQDGGVAVWEGVGSQTGVVDPSWTWKPHGAPVGSTALHSSGSVVATCSGGWGFRDASETKTVFDESSIKIWTIGG